In Musa acuminata AAA Group cultivar baxijiao chromosome BXJ2-3, Cavendish_Baxijiao_AAA, whole genome shotgun sequence, the following proteins share a genomic window:
- the LOC135607623 gene encoding zinc finger CCCH domain-containing protein 17-like — protein MSHPIDQRHHPASASLRMPVCKFWLAGRCTRYQCPYLHGQNPPCASNRNSSDKGISWRRSHARKNPNVGRCKKQLHNVNNGPSKPTNELDHKDSFCSPSSDGGIPWRRSYVWKNPNVDPCKQQLHENTGGPSDQMIELDHKDSVCSPTPEEHCPPSLHSSGESSKLTNEVNMIQQEHEEAVCSPSKEHCPPLIHSVVMLDMINKASLITDDHVATKEKCNDLNPWFEYLIDLQGHAKGIVGIALPAGSDKLYTGSRDGIVRVWNCNTGQCIMMVDMEAEIICMFNKGPWVFAGVHKAVKAWNTETGLQISLEGSASRVNALAFQNELLFAGLEYGIILVWKSNTEGNNFEPAAVLTGHRQAVVSLIVGVRLYSGSVDKTIRVWDLETLECIHTLEGHTSTITSVLCWNDYLLSCSLDCTIKIWAAMNTGSIELIYTHNLEHGVLAMEGIYDANEKPVIMCSLDDHSVQMFELPSFGGRGTIFYKSNVRSLHIGPSGLFFTGDEMGAVKVWRYLTNVSPSD, from the exons ATGAGTCACCCGATTGATCAGCGTCATCATCCTGCATCTGCATCATTGAGGATGCCCGTTTGTAAATTTTGGTTGGCTGGGCGTTGCACCCGCTATCAATGCCCCTACCTACACGGTCAGAATCCGCCGTGTGCCTCAAACAGAAACAGCAGTGATAAAGGTATCTCTTGGAGAAGAAGTCATGCCCGGAAAAACCCTAATGTCGGTCGCTGTAAGAAGCAACTCCATAACGTTAATAATGGGCCGAGCAAACCGACCAATGAGCTAGATCACAAGGACTCTTTTTGTAGTCCTTCATCTGATGGAGGCATCCCTTGGAGAAGAAGTTATGTCTGGAAAAACCCTAATGTCGATCCCTGTAAGCAGCAGCTCCATGAAAATACTGGAGGGCCAAGCGACCAAATGATTGAGCTAGATCACAAGGACTCTGTTTGTAGCCCTACACCCGAGGAGCACTGTCCACCTTCGTTGCACAGCAGCGGAGAGTCAAGCAAGCTGACAAATGAGGTTAATATGATTCAACAAGAACATGAGGAGGCTGTCTGCAGTCCATCTAAGGAGCATTGTCCACCTCTGATCCACAGTGTGGTCATGCTCGATATGATCAATAAGGCAAGTTTAATTACAGACGATCATGTGGCAACCAAAGAGAAATGCAATGACCTCAATCCTTGGTTTGAATACTTGATTGATTTACAAGGTCATGCGAAG GGGATTGTGGGGATAGCCCTCCCAGCTGGGTCAGACAAGCTATACACTGGCAGTCGAGATGGAATAGTCCGAGTTTGGAACTGTAACACTGGCCAG TGCATTATGATGGTAGATATGGAAGCTGAAATCATATGCATGTTCAACAAAGGGCCATGGGTGTTTGCCGGTGTTCACAAAGCTGTTAAG GCATGGAATACAGAGACTGGCTTACAAATAAGCCTAGAAGGATCCGCTAGCCGGGTGAATGCCTTGGCGTTCCAAAACGAACTCCTCTTTGCTGGACTAGAG TATGGAATTATTCTAGTGTGGAAGTCCAATACAGAGGGCAACAACTTTGAACCAGCTGCTGTACTCACTGGTCATAGACAAGCTGTTGTGAGCTTGATTGTGGGAGTTAGGCTTTACTCTGGATCAGTTGACAAGACAATTAGA GTCTGGGACCTCGAAACTCTTGAGTGCATTCACACTCTCGAGGGCCATACATCAACTATTACATCTGTATTGTGCTGGAACGACTATCTCTTATCTTGCTCATTGGACTGCACGATTAAG ATTTGGGCAGCCATGAATACCGGCAGTATAGAACTAATATATACCCACAATTTAGAGCAC GGAGTTTTAGCAATGGAAGGAATATACGATGCAAATGAGAAACCAGTTATAATGTGTTCCCTTGATGACCACAGTGTTCAAATGTTTGAACTGCCATC GTTTGGTGGAAGAGGGACGATATTCTACAAGAGTAACGTTAGGTCACTGCATATCGGACCGTCCGGGCTCTTTTTCACCGGAGATGAGATGGGTGCCGTCAAGGTGTGGAGGTATTTGACCAATGTATCACCGAGTGATTGA
- the LOC135608336 gene encoding inorganic phosphate transporter 1-4-like: protein MGSEQLQVLNALDVAKTQWYHFTAIVIAGMGFFTDAYDLFCISLVTKLLGRIYYHVEGSPTPGTLPPQVSASVNGVAFVGTLTGQLFFGWLGDKMGRKQVYGMTLMLMVLCSVASGLSFGNNAKSVMATLCFFRFWLGFGIGGDYPLSATIMSEYANKKTRGAFIAAVFAMQGVGILTGGMVAIIVATAFKDRFPAPAYAVDPVASTVPEADYVWRMILMFGSVPAGLTYYWRTKMPETARYTALVAKDAKRAAADMSKVLHVEVEEEQEKVEQITGAQANAFGLFSMEFLRRHGVHLLGTTTCWFLLDIAFYSQNLFQKDIFSAIGWIPKPATMNALEEVFRIAKAQTLIALCGTVPGYWFTVALIDVMGRFVIQFVGFLMMTLFMLGLAIPYHHWTTKGNQIGFIVMYAFTFFFANFGPNSTTFIVPAEIFPARLRSTCHGISAASGKLGAIVGSFGFLYLAQNQDPAKTDHGYPAGIGVRNSLFLLAACNFLGLLCTLLVPESKGKSLEEMSGENEGDEVEGA, encoded by the coding sequence ATGGGGAGCGAGCAGCTCCAAGTCCTTAACGCGCTCGACGTCGCGAAGACCCAGTGGTACCACTTCACGGCCATCGTCATCGCCGGCATGGGCTTCTTCACGGACGCCTACGACCTCTTCTGCATCTCCCTCGTCAccaagctcctcggccgcatCTATTACCACGTGGAGGGCTCCCCCACCCCGGGCACCCTCCCGCCCCAGGTCTCCGCCTCCGTCAATGGGGTTGCCTTCGTCGGTACCCTCACCGGCCAGCTCTTCTTCGGTTGGCTCGGCGACAAGATGGGCCGCAAGCAAGTCTACGGCATGACCCTCATGCTCATGGTCCTCTGCTCCGTCGCCTCTGGCCTCTCCTTCGGCAACAACGCCAAGAGCGTCATGGCCACCCTCTGCTTCTTCCGTTTCTGGCTCGGGTTTGGCATCGGCGGGGATTACCCCCTCTCGGCCACCATCATGTCGGAGTACGCCAACAAGAAGACTCGCGGCGCCTTCATTGCCGCGGTTTTCGCCATGCAGGGGGTGGGCATTCTCACCGGCGGCATGGTCGCCATCATCGTTGCCACAGCGTTCAAGGACCGGTTCCCGGCTCCAGCCTACGCCGTCGACCCTGTAGCCTCCACCGTGCCGGAGGCCGACTACGTATGGCGCATGATTCTCATGTTCGGATCGGTGCCGGCAGGGTTGACCTACTACTGGCGCACGAAGATGCCGGAGACCGCGCGCTACACCGCGCTCGTCGCCAAGGACGCGAAGCGGGCGGCGGCCGACATGTCGAAGGTCCTGCAtgtcgaggtggaggaggagcaaGAGAAGGTGGAGCAGATCACGGGGGCGCAGGCGAACGCCTTCGGCCTCTTCTCCATGGAGTTCCTCCGTCGCCACGGCGTCCACCTGCTCGGCACCACCACCTGCTGGTTCCTCCTCGACATCGCGTTCTACAGCCAGAACCTGTTCCAGAAGGACATCTTCAGCGCCATCGGGTGGATCCCCAAGCCCGCCACCATGAACGCGCTCGAGGAGGTCTTCCGCATCGCCAAGGCGCAGACGCTCATCGCCCTCTGCGGCACGGTGCCGGGCTACTGGTTCACCGTCGCGCTCATCGACGTCATGGGCCGGTTCGTGATTCAGTTCGTCGGCTTCCTGATGATGACGCTCTTCATGCTCGGCCTCGCCATCCCCTACCACCACTGGACCACCAAGGGCAACCAGATCGGCTTCATCGTCATGTACGCCTTCACGTTCTTCTTCGCCAACTTCGGGCCCAACAGCACCACATTCATCGTGCCGGCGGAGATCTTCCCGGCGAGGCTGAGGTCGACCTGCCACGGCATCTCGGCGGCGTCCGGGAAGCTGGGGGCGATCGTCGGCTCCTTCGGATTTTTGTACCTGGCGCAGAACCAGGACCCGGCGAAGACCGACCACGGGTACCCGGCGGGGATCGGGGTCAGGAACTCGCTCTTCTTGCTCGCCGCCTGCAACTTCCTGGGGCTGCTCTGCACCCTCCTGGTGCCGGAGTCGAAGGGGAAGTCACTGGAGGAGATGTCCGGGGAGAACGAAGGAGACGAGGTTGAGGGCGCGTGA